One genomic window of Oncorhynchus kisutch isolate 150728-3 linkage group LG24, Okis_V2, whole genome shotgun sequence includes the following:
- the LOC109869019 gene encoding urotensin-2-like codes for MMCNLLLSWTFLLVASGSLLAHPITDSAEMPYLGPVSLEDGGAGSPDELSFSEQTYLPQSGPGLRYSSLLSGELSRDGLSAAGLLPRQMKTDVLLEKQSHLSPVSRFFGIRKPFRKRGGNSECFWKYCV; via the exons ATGATGTGTAACCTGCTCCTATCATGGACCTTCCTGCTGGTAGCCTCTGGCTCGCTATTGGCCCATCCCATCACAGACTCTGCAGAGATGCCCTACCTGGGTCCTG TATCTCTGGAGGATGGTGGTGCAGGTAGTCCAGACGAGCTGTCTTTCTCTGAGCAGACATACCTGCCCCAGTCTGGCCCTGGACTCAGATACTCATCCTTACTGTCTGGAGAGCTGAGCAGAGATG GTCTCAGTGCAGCTGGACTACTACCAAGACAGATGAAGACAGAT GTGTTGCTGGAGAAACAGAGTCACCTAAGTCCCGTCAGTCGCTTCTTTGGCATCAGGAAGCCATTCAGAAAGAGAGGAGGCAACTCAGAGTGTTTCTGGAAGTACTGTGTCTAA